In one window of Opitutus sp. GAS368 DNA:
- the clcA gene encoding H(+)/Cl(-) exchange transporter ClcA yields MNAQIHDTPGLSDREVKRRHIVLKALIVGVVAGVLASAFRIALEKTEHWRDHLVAVAGGWGLPAALAVGAIGGGVGVWLVRRFAPHASGSGIPQLKSILLKEAEPEWQRLIPLKFLGGLFSTGGGLTLGREGPTVQMGSGIGHMVSEWFHVKIGDGERRALMSAGAGAGLGAAFNAPLSGLVFVLEELHGNFTPVMFVAAFLASVTGDIVARLLTDELPVFHLPGMTAPGMATLPWAAVLGVLAGGVGVLFNRCLLATLDLRDRVIKWPAFAVGAAAGLLVGLSGWLLPGLAGSGGPLVQLALSGRIALAMLPVFLVARFALTMVSYSTGAAGGIFAPLLGIGAMGGLLFGAGVHGLFVNNPDLTPGVFCVLGMGALFTAIVRAPLTGIVLMIELTGVYSFMLPLLVSCLMAYGVAEAMGNTPIYEALRLRSRPQAA; encoded by the coding sequence ATGAACGCGCAAATCCACGACACGCCGGGGTTGAGTGACCGGGAAGTGAAACGCCGGCACATCGTGCTCAAGGCGCTGATCGTCGGGGTGGTGGCGGGGGTGCTGGCTTCCGCCTTCCGGATCGCCTTGGAGAAGACCGAACACTGGCGCGATCATCTGGTCGCAGTCGCGGGCGGCTGGGGCCTGCCGGCGGCGCTGGCCGTCGGCGCGATCGGGGGCGGCGTCGGCGTGTGGCTGGTGCGCCGGTTCGCGCCGCATGCCTCGGGCAGCGGCATCCCGCAGCTGAAGTCGATTCTGCTCAAGGAGGCGGAGCCGGAATGGCAGCGGCTCATCCCGCTGAAATTTCTCGGCGGCCTGTTCAGCACCGGTGGCGGTCTGACGCTCGGGCGCGAGGGCCCGACCGTGCAGATGGGCTCGGGCATCGGCCACATGGTGTCCGAGTGGTTCCACGTGAAGATCGGCGACGGCGAGCGCCGGGCGCTGATGAGCGCGGGCGCCGGCGCGGGCCTGGGTGCAGCCTTCAACGCGCCGCTGTCGGGCCTCGTGTTCGTGCTGGAGGAGCTGCATGGCAATTTCACGCCGGTGATGTTCGTGGCCGCGTTCCTGGCGTCGGTGACGGGCGACATCGTCGCGCGGCTGCTGACGGACGAGCTGCCGGTGTTCCACCTGCCCGGCATGACCGCGCCCGGCATGGCCACACTGCCGTGGGCGGCGGTGCTCGGCGTGCTCGCCGGGGGGGTGGGGGTGCTGTTCAACCGCTGCCTGCTGGCGACGCTCGACCTGCGCGACCGCGTCATCAAGTGGCCGGCGTTCGCCGTCGGCGCCGCCGCGGGCCTGCTGGTCGGGCTCTCGGGCTGGTTGCTGCCCGGCTTGGCCGGCTCGGGCGGCCCGCTCGTGCAGCTGGCGCTGTCGGGCCGGATTGCGCTGGCGATGTTGCCCGTGTTCCTGGTGGCGCGGTTCGCGCTGACCATGGTTAGCTACAGCACCGGCGCGGCCGGCGGCATTTTTGCGCCCCTCCTGGGCATCGGAGCAATGGGCGGGCTGCTGTTTGGCGCCGGCGTGCACGGGCTGTTCGTCAACAACCCGGACCTGACGCCCGGCGTGTTCTGCGTGCTCGGCATGGGCGCGCTGTTCACGGCGATCGTGCGCGCGCCGCTGACCGGCATCGTGCTCATGATCGAGCTGACCGGCGTCTACAGCTTCATGCTGCCGCTGCTCGTGAGCTGCCTGATGGCCTACGGGGTCGCCGAAGCCATGGGCAACACGCCCATCTACGAGGCTCTGCGCCTGCGCAGCCGGCCCCAGGCGGCCTAG
- a CDS encoding DUF4260 domain-containing protein, which translates to MDTSFARTWLRLEGLAVLLCTLPAYRYFHLPWLWFSLLLLAPDLAALGYLAGSRVGAWAYNLAHFYAFALTMVALGLLTGQRVELGLGLIWCAHIGFDRALGYGLKSPAGFRFTHLGKIGRDKPAQA; encoded by the coding sequence ATGGATACTTCATTTGCCCGGACTTGGCTGCGGCTCGAAGGGTTGGCCGTCCTGCTCTGCACCCTGCCCGCCTACCGGTATTTTCACCTGCCCTGGCTCTGGTTTTCCCTCCTCCTGCTCGCCCCGGACCTCGCGGCGCTGGGTTACCTGGCCGGCAGCCGGGTTGGCGCCTGGGCCTACAACCTAGCCCACTTCTATGCGTTTGCGCTCACGATGGTCGCCCTTGGATTGCTCACCGGCCAGCGGGTTGAACTCGGCCTCGGCCTGATCTGGTGCGCGCACATCGGCTTCGACCGGGCACTGGGCTACGGGCTCAAGTCGCCCGCGGGCTTCCGCTTCACGCATCTCGGGAAAATTGGCCGCGACAAGCCGGCCCAAGCCTAG
- a CDS encoding phosphatidylserine decarboxylase — translation MPAEPIRYFHRTKRVVETEEIYGGDWLRWTYETGPGRFALNALVKRAVVSRYYGWKMSQRGSAHRVLPFIVDYDLDVDEFAKKPYAFKTFNEFFYRALKPGARPIAPGDNVAVLPADGRHLAFQNVDGAEGFYAKGQRFDLKSFLGSEELGREFAGGSLLISRLCPVDYHRFHFSVAGTPGEARLINGWLYSVSPIALRQNLAYLWENKRMITLVESPVFGRVAVCEIGATMVGTIQQLYVPGRAVPKGEEKGLFKFGGSCVVTIFQPGRIKFDADLVKHSADGLEVYARMGESLGVAG, via the coding sequence ATGCCCGCCGAGCCCATCCGCTATTTCCACCGCACCAAGCGGGTCGTTGAGACCGAGGAGATCTATGGCGGCGACTGGCTGCGCTGGACGTATGAGACGGGCCCGGGCCGGTTCGCGCTCAATGCCCTGGTGAAACGGGCGGTCGTCTCGCGCTATTACGGCTGGAAGATGTCGCAGCGCGGCAGCGCCCACCGCGTGCTGCCGTTTATCGTGGATTACGACCTCGACGTGGATGAGTTCGCGAAGAAGCCGTATGCCTTCAAGACCTTCAACGAGTTCTTCTACCGGGCGCTGAAGCCCGGCGCGCGGCCCATTGCCCCGGGCGACAATGTGGCCGTGCTGCCGGCGGACGGCCGGCACCTCGCGTTCCAGAACGTGGACGGCGCGGAGGGCTTTTATGCGAAGGGCCAGCGCTTCGACCTGAAGTCGTTTCTCGGCAGCGAGGAACTCGGGCGCGAGTTTGCCGGTGGCTCGTTGCTCATCTCGCGGCTGTGTCCCGTGGACTATCACCGTTTCCATTTTTCCGTGGCCGGCACGCCGGGCGAAGCGCGGCTCATCAACGGCTGGCTGTATTCCGTGTCGCCCATCGCGCTGCGGCAGAACCTGGCCTACCTGTGGGAAAACAAGCGCATGATCACGCTCGTCGAGTCGCCGGTCTTCGGCCGCGTGGCCGTCTGTGAGATCGGCGCCACCATGGTCGGCACCATCCAGCAGCTGTATGTGCCCGGCCGGGCGGTGCCCAAGGGCGAGGAGAAGGGCCTGTTCAAGTTCGGCGGCTCGTGCGTCGTGACGATTTTCCAGCCCGGTCGGATCAAGTTCGATGCCGACCTCGTGAAACACAGTGCCGATGGCCTCGAGGTCTACGCGCGCATGGGCGAGTCGCTGGGCGTGGCGGGCTGA
- a CDS encoding IS110 family transposase codes for MNSYYKVESTEPVRYVSLDISKARLDYTIAGQKCRQVPNTAAGIATLITLVQPLPGVRVVCEATGGYERRLLEQLHQASVPVCRLQPGRVRNFARAEGTLAKTDKIDVGLIYRYACAMHPRVEKPPLPEVTALRELLDYRRQLVDQGTQTANRLETAGPTLQALLQAQREQQAAALAKADELVAQQVRAHPALRAKAERMQQLQGVGPVLATTLLAYLPELGEEDDKRIAALVGVAPHAHDSGETSRPRHARGGRVEVRNVLYMAAVSASQHNPVLSLFYQRLQAAGKPANVCLLAVMRKMIVVLNRMLKDPHFTLVG; via the coding sequence ATGAACTCGTATTACAAGGTAGAGTCGACCGAACCTGTGCGGTACGTCAGCTTGGATATCTCCAAGGCGCGCCTGGACTACACCATTGCCGGCCAGAAGTGCCGGCAGGTCCCGAACACGGCAGCGGGCATTGCCACGCTGATCACCCTCGTCCAGCCGCTGCCGGGAGTGCGCGTGGTATGCGAAGCGACGGGCGGGTATGAACGCCGGTTGCTGGAGCAGCTGCACCAAGCGAGCGTACCGGTCTGCCGCTTGCAGCCCGGGCGGGTGCGTAACTTCGCCCGGGCGGAGGGCACGCTGGCCAAAACCGACAAGATTGATGTGGGGCTGATCTATCGCTACGCTTGCGCCATGCATCCCCGCGTGGAGAAGCCGCCGCTGCCCGAGGTAACCGCGTTGCGCGAGCTGCTGGATTATCGCCGGCAGCTGGTAGATCAAGGCACGCAAACGGCCAACCGGCTGGAAACAGCAGGCCCGACCTTGCAGGCCTTGCTGCAGGCGCAACGCGAGCAACAAGCCGCCGCCCTGGCCAAGGCCGACGAGTTGGTGGCGCAGCAGGTGCGGGCGCATCCCGCCCTGCGGGCCAAGGCAGAGCGGATGCAGCAGTTGCAAGGGGTCGGTCCGGTGCTGGCGACGACGCTGTTGGCGTACCTGCCGGAACTGGGCGAAGAGGACGACAAGCGCATCGCCGCCTTGGTCGGAGTGGCCCCGCATGCCCACGACAGCGGCGAAACCTCCCGGCCGCGCCATGCCCGCGGTGGCCGCGTGGAGGTCCGCAACGTCCTGTACATGGCCGCAGTCAGTGCCTCCCAGCACAACCCGGTCCTGTCGCTGTTCTATCAGCGACTCCAGGCCGCCGGCAAACCCGCCAACGTCTGCCTGCTCGCCGTCATGCGCAAAATGATTGTCGTGCTCAACCGCATGCTCAAAGACCCACACTTTACCCTTGTCGGCTGA
- a CDS encoding amidase has product MKTRLLLLGLVLTTARAAFPFAEATIEQLQQQMAAGRLTSRELTAAYLQRIAEVDRAGPRLNAVIELNPDALAIADQLDVERKAGHVRGPLHGIPVLLKDNIDTADRMQTTAGSLALVGQKVPRDAGVAARLRAAGAVILGKTNCTEWANYRGNNSSSGWSGRGGQTCNPYALDRNPSGSSSGSGAAVSANLCVFAIGTETNGSIVSPASACGIVGLKPTVGLISRDGIIPIAASQDTAGPMTRTVRDAALVLAAIAGADEHDPATSGIPAGLAAELAAPLKPGALRGARIGIVRGPFGFHARMEPALAALIAALQAAGAEVVDPVKVGSLGNFGSATGDLLSYEFKDGLNRYLATPGRVTPMKALADLIAFNEAHRSEEMAWFGQEDFTAAQARGPLTDQAYLDAKATCLRLARTEGLDAALDGDKLDALVMFTRGVATLTDPLNGEGGSGSSSTLAAVAGYPNLTVPAAQFFGLPVGLSFVGRPWSEAKLLALAADFETVTKARREPTFLPTVTVR; this is encoded by the coding sequence ATGAAAACACGACTACTGCTGCTCGGCTTGGTGCTCACGACGGCGCGGGCCGCGTTCCCCTTTGCCGAGGCGACGATCGAGCAGCTGCAGCAGCAGATGGCGGCGGGCCGCCTGACTTCCCGCGAACTCACGGCCGCCTATCTGCAACGCATCGCCGAGGTCGACCGGGCCGGGCCGAGGTTGAACGCCGTCATCGAGCTCAACCCCGACGCGCTGGCCATTGCGGACCAGCTGGATGTCGAGCGCAAGGCCGGGCATGTGCGCGGGCCGCTCCACGGCATCCCGGTGCTCCTCAAGGACAACATCGACACGGCCGACAGGATGCAAACGACCGCCGGCTCGCTCGCGCTGGTCGGGCAGAAGGTACCGCGCGATGCGGGCGTTGCTGCCCGGCTGCGCGCGGCCGGTGCCGTCATCTTGGGGAAAACCAATTGCACCGAATGGGCCAACTACCGCGGCAACAACTCCAGCAGCGGTTGGAGCGGCCGCGGTGGCCAGACCTGCAACCCCTACGCGCTCGACCGCAATCCCTCGGGCTCCAGCTCGGGCTCGGGCGCGGCCGTGTCCGCGAACCTCTGCGTTTTCGCCATCGGCACGGAGACGAACGGCTCGATCGTGTCCCCTGCGTCGGCCTGCGGCATCGTCGGCCTGAAGCCGACCGTCGGGCTGATCAGCCGCGACGGCATCATCCCCATTGCCGCGTCGCAGGACACGGCCGGCCCGATGACGCGCACGGTGCGCGATGCGGCCCTCGTGCTGGCGGCGATCGCCGGGGCCGATGAACACGATCCGGCGACCAGCGGAATCCCGGCCGGTCTGGCGGCCGAGCTGGCGGCGCCGCTCAAACCCGGCGCATTGCGCGGCGCGCGCATCGGGATCGTGCGCGGTCCGTTCGGGTTTCACGCCCGGATGGAGCCGGCGCTGGCGGCGCTCATCGCGGCGTTGCAAGCGGCGGGCGCGGAGGTGGTCGATCCGGTGAAGGTCGGTTCGCTGGGCAATTTCGGCTCCGCCACGGGCGACCTGCTCTCCTACGAGTTCAAGGACGGCCTCAACCGCTACCTCGCGACCCCCGGCCGCGTGACACCAATGAAGGCGCTCGCGGACCTGATCGCCTTCAACGAGGCGCACCGGTCGGAGGAGATGGCGTGGTTCGGCCAGGAGGATTTCACCGCGGCGCAGGCCCGCGGGCCGCTCACCGATCAGGCCTACCTCGACGCCAAGGCCACGTGCCTGAGACTGGCGCGCACCGAGGGGCTCGATGCCGCGCTCGACGGTGACAAGCTCGATGCATTGGTGATGTTCACGCGCGGCGTGGCGACGCTCACCGACCCGCTGAACGGCGAAGGCGGCAGCGGCAGCAGCTCGACCCTGGCCGCGGTCGCGGGTTACCCGAACCTGACGGTGCCGGCCGCGCAGTTCTTCGGGTTGCCCGTTGGTCTGTCGTTCGTCGGCCGGCCGTGGAGCGAGGCGAAGCTGCTGGCCCTGGCCGCGGATTTCGAGACGGTGACGAAGGCGCGGCGCGAGCCAACTTTTTTACCTACGGTCACAGTCAGATAA
- a CDS encoding vanadium-dependent haloperoxidase gives MKHPRLPAILALCALSAAPLLRAADNAVLYWNEQALNTTRLARNPPPMSALFLATYHVAIFDAVNGITHTHKGWLVNEPAPAGADMDAAVAGAAHVVMTALWSATANPHNLQVIYEKALAAIPDGPAKVGGVAWGEKVGKAVLAGRANSGFDKPIPGTYTSSEPGKWRETPPNFRPPLLPFWGKVVPFVLTSPDQFRAPSPESLGSKEYAEELNFVAKRGARDNADRTEYETLSTPFWNDDLGTSTPPGHWNMIAEDLARRSKLGTADTARLFALLNFAEADAGIACWETKFYYNVWRPENALREMEAKINPGVKVDPDFIPNMASPPFPSYTSGHSTFSAAGARLLALWFGTDDIEFSVTSDALPGAVRSFRRLSDAQKEAGMSRVVGGIHTMSDNLEAQKMGVKIADWVWVNALQPVAR, from the coding sequence ATGAAACACCCCCGTCTACCCGCTATCCTCGCCCTCTGCGCCCTGTCCGCCGCCCCGCTGCTGCGCGCCGCCGACAACGCCGTGCTCTATTGGAACGAGCAGGCCCTCAACACCACGCGCCTCGCGCGCAACCCGCCACCGATGTCGGCGCTGTTTCTCGCGACCTACCATGTGGCGATCTTCGACGCCGTGAACGGCATCACGCACACGCACAAGGGCTGGCTCGTGAACGAACCCGCGCCGGCGGGCGCCGATATGGACGCCGCGGTGGCCGGCGCCGCGCACGTTGTCATGACCGCCCTGTGGAGCGCCACCGCCAACCCCCACAACTTGCAGGTGATTTATGAAAAGGCCCTCGCCGCCATCCCCGACGGTCCGGCCAAGGTCGGCGGCGTCGCGTGGGGCGAGAAGGTCGGCAAAGCGGTCCTCGCCGGCCGGGCGAACAGCGGCTTCGACAAGCCGATCCCCGGCACCTACACCAGCTCCGAGCCGGGCAAATGGCGCGAGACGCCGCCCAATTTCCGCCCGCCACTGCTGCCGTTCTGGGGCAAGGTCGTTCCGTTCGTGCTGACCTCGCCGGACCAGTTTCGCGCCCCGTCGCCCGAATCGCTCGGCTCGAAGGAATACGCCGAGGAACTCAACTTCGTGGCGAAGCGCGGCGCCCGCGACAATGCCGACCGCACGGAATATGAGACGCTCAGCACGCCCTTCTGGAACGACGACCTGGGCACCTCCACGCCGCCCGGCCACTGGAACATGATCGCCGAGGATCTCGCCCGCCGCAGCAAGCTCGGCACCGCCGACACCGCGCGGCTTTTCGCGCTGCTGAACTTCGCCGAGGCCGATGCCGGCATCGCCTGCTGGGAGACGAAGTTCTACTACAATGTCTGGCGGCCGGAGAACGCCCTTCGGGAAATGGAGGCGAAGATCAACCCCGGCGTGAAGGTGGATCCGGACTTTATTCCCAACATGGCCTCGCCGCCGTTCCCGTCGTATACCTCGGGACACAGTACCTTTTCCGCGGCCGGCGCCCGCCTGCTCGCCCTTTGGTTCGGCACGGATGACATCGAGTTCTCCGTGACCTCCGACGCCCTGCCAGGCGCCGTGCGCAGCTTCCGGAGACTTTCTGACGCGCAGAAGGAGGCCGGCATGAGCCGCGTGGTGGGCGGCATCCACACGATGTCCGACAATCTCGAGGCGCAGAAAATGGGCGTCAAGATTGCCGACTGGGTCTGGGTCAACGCCCTTCAGCCCGTGGCCCGGTGA
- a CDS encoding VCBS repeat-containing protein: protein MPKAAILHLLSALTLLAVAHAEPAYTSAPLAPRPPLPAGAKPFQRLTAAESGVSVTNVYNDPRMWGDRFRELTLGALETGIAVADFDRDGHLDIFAVSKNGPCALYRQPTLGHFENVAAAAGVDCVAQDETIGKVGATVVDINQDGWPDIYVCRYNAPNLLFVNNGDGTFTERAHEYGLDITDASVHASFADYDGDGFLDCYLVTNILDFSKSPQGRRDYLLHNDGHGHFTDVSKQAGIWGLTQGHTAVWFDANGDGWPDLYVANDFETPDRLYLNKGDGTFADVVDERLPHVTYFSMSADFGDLNNDGLVDFLVTDMRDRNHVQFMTGMEEIGRGLWEMERVPDLIPQYMWNAVYLNTGTDHFQEVAHLTGMDATGWTFGARLADLDNDGRLDVFFTAGMIRNFIDADLVDKQNRAPSLSARALMWKDSPPRNETTLAYHNLGDLRFENVSEAWGLNENTVAFGCAVADLFNTGNLDLVYANCNAPPTIMRNNTATGHRVEIKLAGRAPNRDGIGAELKLESASTGIQVRQIFTERGIVASEPPVAHFGLGADTVIRKLTIHWPLGQVQVLENLPVDRIFTISEPPRDEKAGRPPARLQTPARPDALFAECAASRGLKHENTLRPFDEFIRQRLLPHRLNNQGPALAVADVNGDGIPDIFVTGTAGQAGELFLGQKDGSFVPAPDQPWAAAAEADDVGAAFLDLNGDGAPDLYISAGGVQTDRGNALQNDRIYLNDGHGKFTLAPEGTLPADGESTSVVATADFDGDGRTDVFVGGRVVPGQYPATPRSFLYRNVGGKLVDVTDEVAPGLRNIGMVTAAVWADIDGDGRPDLLVATEWGPVAYFHNTGKKLENLTAAAGLAGITGWWSALAVADVNGDGRLDIIAGNVGLNTKYHATAAEPAVLYAGDLDGSGREQLVEAQYEGGKLVPLRGRSKLGYSFPWLAKKFPTYKAFAHASLAEIFGEDKLAAARKLTATELASGVFLQQKDGTFKFAPLPRTAQIAPINAIVAADLDGDGKLDLLCVGNNFGPEPSTGRFDGGVGLFLKGDGQGGFTPLLAAQSGLVVTGEARAAVALTLPGGKRPAVVVTRCDGPLLFFTPK, encoded by the coding sequence ATGCCCAAAGCCGCGATCCTCCACCTCCTGTCCGCGCTCACCCTGCTGGCCGTCGCGCACGCCGAGCCCGCCTACACCTCGGCGCCCCTGGCCCCGCGCCCGCCGCTGCCGGCCGGCGCCAAGCCCTTCCAGCGTCTCACGGCGGCCGAGTCCGGCGTCAGCGTGACGAACGTCTACAACGACCCGCGCATGTGGGGTGACCGGTTCCGCGAGCTCACCCTTGGCGCCCTCGAGACCGGCATCGCCGTGGCGGACTTCGACCGGGACGGCCATCTCGACATCTTCGCCGTCTCCAAGAACGGCCCCTGCGCGCTCTACCGCCAGCCGACGCTCGGCCACTTCGAAAACGTCGCCGCTGCGGCGGGTGTCGACTGCGTGGCGCAGGACGAGACGATCGGCAAGGTCGGCGCCACGGTGGTGGACATCAACCAGGACGGCTGGCCGGACATCTACGTCTGCCGCTACAACGCGCCGAACCTGCTCTTCGTCAACAACGGTGACGGCACCTTCACCGAGCGCGCCCACGAATACGGCCTCGATATCACGGACGCCTCCGTCCACGCCTCGTTTGCGGATTACGACGGCGACGGTTTCCTCGACTGCTACCTCGTCACGAACATCCTCGATTTCTCCAAGTCCCCGCAGGGCCGCCGCGACTACCTGCTGCACAACGACGGCCACGGCCACTTCACCGACGTGTCGAAGCAGGCCGGCATCTGGGGCCTGACCCAGGGTCATACCGCCGTGTGGTTCGACGCCAATGGCGACGGCTGGCCCGACCTCTACGTCGCGAACGACTTCGAGACGCCCGACCGCCTCTACCTCAACAAGGGCGACGGCACCTTCGCCGACGTCGTCGACGAGCGCCTGCCGCACGTCACCTATTTCTCGATGAGCGCCGATTTCGGCGACCTCAACAACGACGGCCTCGTGGACTTTCTCGTCACCGACATGCGCGACCGCAACCATGTGCAGTTCATGACGGGCATGGAGGAGATCGGCCGCGGCCTCTGGGAGATGGAACGCGTGCCCGACCTCATCCCGCAATACATGTGGAACGCCGTCTACCTCAACACCGGCACCGACCACTTCCAGGAGGTCGCGCACCTCACCGGCATGGACGCCACCGGCTGGACCTTTGGCGCGCGCCTGGCCGACCTCGACAACGACGGTCGCCTCGACGTGTTCTTCACCGCCGGCATGATCCGCAACTTCATCGACGCCGACCTCGTCGACAAGCAAAACCGGGCCCCTTCGCTCTCCGCCCGCGCCCTGATGTGGAAGGATTCGCCGCCGCGCAACGAGACCACGCTGGCCTACCACAACCTGGGCGACCTCCGTTTCGAAAACGTCTCGGAGGCGTGGGGCCTGAACGAGAACACCGTCGCTTTCGGCTGCGCCGTCGCCGACCTCTTCAACACCGGCAATCTCGACCTCGTCTATGCGAACTGCAACGCCCCGCCGACCATCATGCGCAACAACACGGCCACCGGCCATCGCGTGGAGATCAAGCTCGCCGGCCGCGCCCCCAATCGCGACGGGATCGGTGCCGAGCTGAAGCTCGAATCGGCCTCGACCGGCATCCAGGTCCGCCAGATCTTCACCGAGCGCGGCATCGTGGCCAGCGAGCCGCCCGTCGCCCATTTCGGCCTCGGGGCCGACACGGTCATCAGGAAGCTCACGATCCACTGGCCGCTCGGCCAGGTGCAGGTGCTCGAAAACCTGCCCGTGGACCGGATCTTCACGATCTCCGAGCCGCCGCGCGACGAAAAGGCCGGGCGGCCTCCGGCCCGGCTGCAGACCCCGGCCCGGCCCGACGCTCTTTTCGCCGAGTGCGCGGCCAGCCGCGGCCTCAAGCATGAGAATACGCTGCGGCCCTTCGACGAGTTCATCCGCCAGCGCCTGCTGCCGCACCGCCTCAACAACCAGGGCCCGGCCCTCGCCGTGGCGGACGTCAACGGCGATGGCATTCCGGACATCTTCGTGACCGGCACCGCCGGCCAGGCCGGCGAGCTGTTCCTCGGCCAGAAGGACGGCTCCTTCGTGCCCGCGCCCGACCAACCCTGGGCGGCAGCGGCCGAGGCCGACGACGTCGGCGCAGCCTTCCTCGACCTGAATGGCGACGGCGCGCCCGACCTCTACATTTCCGCCGGTGGCGTGCAGACCGATCGCGGCAACGCGCTGCAGAACGACCGCATCTACCTCAACGACGGCCACGGGAAGTTCACCCTCGCGCCCGAGGGCACACTGCCCGCCGACGGCGAGAGCACCTCGGTCGTGGCCACCGCCGACTTCGACGGTGACGGCCGCACCGACGTCTTCGTCGGCGGCCGCGTGGTCCCGGGCCAGTATCCCGCGACCCCGCGCAGCTTCCTTTACCGCAATGTGGGTGGCAAACTGGTGGACGTGACTGACGAGGTAGCGCCGGGCCTGCGCAATATCGGCATGGTCACCGCCGCGGTCTGGGCCGACATCGACGGCGACGGCCGGCCCGATCTGCTGGTCGCCACCGAATGGGGCCCGGTCGCCTATTTCCACAACACCGGCAAAAAGCTCGAGAACCTGACCGCGGCGGCCGGCCTCGCCGGCATCACCGGTTGGTGGAGCGCGCTTGCCGTCGCCGATGTGAACGGCGACGGCCGGCTCGACATCATCGCCGGAAATGTCGGCCTGAACACGAAATACCATGCCACCGCTGCCGAGCCAGCCGTGCTCTATGCCGGCGACCTCGACGGCAGCGGCCGCGAGCAGCTCGTCGAGGCCCAATACGAGGGCGGCAAGCTCGTGCCGCTGCGCGGCCGCAGCAAGCTCGGCTACTCCTTCCCCTGGCTGGCAAAGAAATTCCCGACCTACAAGGCCTTCGCCCACGCCTCGCTCGCCGAGATTTTCGGTGAGGACAAACTGGCGGCGGCCCGCAAGCTCACCGCCACCGAACTCGCCAGCGGGGTCTTCCTCCAGCAGAAGGACGGCACCTTCAAGTTTGCGCCGCTCCCGCGCACCGCGCAGATCGCCCCGATCAACGCGATCGTGGCGGCCGATCTCGACGGCGACGGCAAGCTCGATCTGCTGTGCGTCGGCAACAACTTCGGCCCCGAACCGTCCACGGGTCGCTTTGACGGAGGCGTCGGCCTCTTCCTGAAAGGCGACGGCCAGGGCGGCTTCACCCCGCTTTTGGCCGCGCAGTCGGGTCTGGTCGTCACCGGCGAGGCGCGGGCCGCCGTGGCTCTCACCCTCCCGGGGGGCAAGCGCCCCGCCGTCGTCGTGACGCGTTGTGACGGTCCGCTGCTTTTCTTCACCCCCAAGTAG